One Osmerus eperlanus chromosome 13, fOsmEpe2.1, whole genome shotgun sequence genomic region harbors:
- the gpc2 gene encoding glypican-2 isoform X1 — protein sequence MVPRLPRQRYQLVMLTLAALSWTRGTVSAGRSCTETRQVYGEKGYSTITAPLTQISGEHLRLCPQDYTCCSSQMEETLAHQSESDFLSAIEDTSQFLLTTFTQRHRKFDEFFRELIDLSEKSMNQMFTKTYGRLFTQNAQVFQELFVELRRYYSGGSVSLSEVLTDFWSRLVERVFSLVNPQYQFSEEYLECVSKHAEQLQPFGDVPRKLRVQVSRAFIAARALAQGLATGRDIVNKAAKLSPSTECSRALMRQWYCPLCRGFPSLRPCHSLCLNVMKGCLANQADLDTEWNNFIDALYQVSEKLEGPFNVELAADSISVKVSEAIMHMQENSITTSTKVFQGCGNPRPAPGRSKRSPKEPGANRRPFRTYTPEEKPTTAAGTNLDRLVSDLRERLRPMRGFWVSLPHTICNDQNIATDVTNEERCWNGQTRGRYLPDVTGDGLVSQINNPEVEVDIARPDVRTRQLIMELRVATNKLRHAQAGQDTDFMDSEEGSGSGGGDKGERYSDDWPDNGPYSPPNSKPPRVPTPPLKPPRVRERNGSKWNKNKARSSSSRPTFSFIVLFSLCFMVTGAPVWR from the exons ATGGTTCCCAGACTACCACGCCAAAGGTACCAGCTGGTGATGCTCACGTTAGCTGCCCTGTCATGGACTCGGGGCACGGTATCAGCGGGAAGGAGTTGCACCGAGACACGGCAGGTGTACGGAGAGAAGGGATACAGCACAATCACCGCTCCGCTTACTCAAATCTCTG GTGAGCACCTCCGCCTGTGCCCGCAGGACTACACCTGCTGCTCAAGCCAGATGGAGGAAACGCTGGCCCACCAAAGCGAAAGTGACTTCCTGTCCGCCATCGAGGACACCAGCCAGTTCCTGCTGACCACCTTTACCCAGAGGCACCGCAAGTTTGATG AGTTTTTCCGGGAGCTCATTGACTTGTCAGAGAAATCCATGAATCAGATGTTCACCAAGACTTATGGGCGACTGTTCACCCAGAACGCCCAAGTCTTCCAGGAGCTGTTTGTGGAGCTGCGCAGATACTACTCTG GGGGCAGTGTGAGCCTGTCCGAGGTGCTGACAGACTTCTGGTCCAGACTAGTGGAGCGTGTTTTCTCCCTGGTCAACCCCCAGTACCAGTTCAGTGAGGAGTACCTGGAGTGCGTCAGCAAACACGCAGAGCAGCTGCAGCCCTTCGGGGACGTGCCTCGAAAACTGCGGGTCCAG GTGTCCAGAGCATTCATAGCAGCTAGAGCCCTAGCACAAGGGCTAGCTACGGGGCGTGACATTGTCAACAAAGCAGCCAAG cTGAGTCCCAGCACGGAGTGCTCCAGAGCGTTGATGCGTCAGTGGTACTGCCCGCTGTGCCGGGGCTTCCCCTCCCTGAGGCCCTGCCACTCCCTCTGCCTCAACGTGATGAAGGGCTGCCTGGCCAATCAGGCAGACCTGGACACAGAATGGAACAATTTCATTG ACGCTCTGTACCAGGTGTCTGAGAAGCTGGAGGGCCCCTTCAACGTGGAGCTGGCGGCGGACTCCATCTCTGTCAAGGTCTCCGAGGCCATCATGCACATGCAGGAGAACAGcatcaccacctccaccaaG GTGTTCCAGGGCTGTGGTAACCCCAGGCCCGCCCCGGGGCGGTCCAAGCGATCACCCAAAGAGCCGGGGGCCAACAGGAGACCCTTCCGTACCTACACCCCAGAGGAGAAGCCCACCACCGCCGCAGGCACCAACTTGGACCGACTG GTCTCCGACctgagggagaggctgaggccCATGCGGGGcttctgggtctctctcccacacaccatcTGCAACGACCAGAACATCGCCACGGACGTCACCAACGAGGAGCGATGCTGGAACGGACAGAccagaggaag GTACCTCCCTGACGTGACGGGCGACGGTCTGGTCAGTCAGATCAACAAcccagaggtggaggtggacatCGCCAGGCCAGATGTGAGGACCAGACAGCTGATCATGGAGCTGCGAGTGGCCACCAACAAGCTGAGACACGCACAGGCCGGTCAGGACACAGACTTCATGGACA gtgaggagggcagCGGTTCTGGGGGAGGAGACAAAGGCGAGAGGTACAGCGATGATTGGCCGGACAACGGGCCCTACTCTCCGCCCAACAGCAAGCCCCCACGGGTGCCCACACCCCCCCTCAAGCCCCCCCGCGTGAGGGAACGCAATGGATCCAAGTGGAACAAAAACAAAGCAAGGTCTTCCAGCTCACGGCCAACTTTCTCTTTTATTGTTCTGTTCTCTTTGTGTTTTATGGTGACTGGTGCCCCCGTGTGGAGATAG
- the gpc2 gene encoding glypican-2 isoform X2, protein MEETLAHQSESDFLSAIEDTSQFLLTTFTQRHRKFDEFFRELIDLSEKSMNQMFTKTYGRLFTQNAQVFQELFVELRRYYSGGSVSLSEVLTDFWSRLVERVFSLVNPQYQFSEEYLECVSKHAEQLQPFGDVPRKLRVQVSRAFIAARALAQGLATGRDIVNKAAKLSPSTECSRALMRQWYCPLCRGFPSLRPCHSLCLNVMKGCLANQADLDTEWNNFIDALYQVSEKLEGPFNVELAADSISVKVSEAIMHMQENSITTSTKVFQGCGNPRPAPGRSKRSPKEPGANRRPFRTYTPEEKPTTAAGTNLDRLVSDLRERLRPMRGFWVSLPHTICNDQNIATDVTNEERCWNGQTRGRYLPDVTGDGLVSQINNPEVEVDIARPDVRTRQLIMELRVATNKLRHAQAGQDTDFMDSEEGSGSGGGDKGERYSDDWPDNGPYSPPNSKPPRVPTPPLKPPRVRERNGSKWNKNKARSSSSRPTFSFIVLFSLCFMVTGAPVWR, encoded by the exons ATGGAGGAAACGCTGGCCCACCAAAGCGAAAGTGACTTCCTGTCCGCCATCGAGGACACCAGCCAGTTCCTGCTGACCACCTTTACCCAGAGGCACCGCAAGTTTGATG AGTTTTTCCGGGAGCTCATTGACTTGTCAGAGAAATCCATGAATCAGATGTTCACCAAGACTTATGGGCGACTGTTCACCCAGAACGCCCAAGTCTTCCAGGAGCTGTTTGTGGAGCTGCGCAGATACTACTCTG GGGGCAGTGTGAGCCTGTCCGAGGTGCTGACAGACTTCTGGTCCAGACTAGTGGAGCGTGTTTTCTCCCTGGTCAACCCCCAGTACCAGTTCAGTGAGGAGTACCTGGAGTGCGTCAGCAAACACGCAGAGCAGCTGCAGCCCTTCGGGGACGTGCCTCGAAAACTGCGGGTCCAG GTGTCCAGAGCATTCATAGCAGCTAGAGCCCTAGCACAAGGGCTAGCTACGGGGCGTGACATTGTCAACAAAGCAGCCAAG cTGAGTCCCAGCACGGAGTGCTCCAGAGCGTTGATGCGTCAGTGGTACTGCCCGCTGTGCCGGGGCTTCCCCTCCCTGAGGCCCTGCCACTCCCTCTGCCTCAACGTGATGAAGGGCTGCCTGGCCAATCAGGCAGACCTGGACACAGAATGGAACAATTTCATTG ACGCTCTGTACCAGGTGTCTGAGAAGCTGGAGGGCCCCTTCAACGTGGAGCTGGCGGCGGACTCCATCTCTGTCAAGGTCTCCGAGGCCATCATGCACATGCAGGAGAACAGcatcaccacctccaccaaG GTGTTCCAGGGCTGTGGTAACCCCAGGCCCGCCCCGGGGCGGTCCAAGCGATCACCCAAAGAGCCGGGGGCCAACAGGAGACCCTTCCGTACCTACACCCCAGAGGAGAAGCCCACCACCGCCGCAGGCACCAACTTGGACCGACTG GTCTCCGACctgagggagaggctgaggccCATGCGGGGcttctgggtctctctcccacacaccatcTGCAACGACCAGAACATCGCCACGGACGTCACCAACGAGGAGCGATGCTGGAACGGACAGAccagaggaag GTACCTCCCTGACGTGACGGGCGACGGTCTGGTCAGTCAGATCAACAAcccagaggtggaggtggacatCGCCAGGCCAGATGTGAGGACCAGACAGCTGATCATGGAGCTGCGAGTGGCCACCAACAAGCTGAGACACGCACAGGCCGGTCAGGACACAGACTTCATGGACA gtgaggagggcagCGGTTCTGGGGGAGGAGACAAAGGCGAGAGGTACAGCGATGATTGGCCGGACAACGGGCCCTACTCTCCGCCCAACAGCAAGCCCCCACGGGTGCCCACACCCCCCCTCAAGCCCCCCCGCGTGAGGGAACGCAATGGATCCAAGTGGAACAAAAACAAAGCAAGGTCTTCCAGCTCACGGCCAACTTTCTCTTTTATTGTTCTGTTCTCTTTGTGTTTTATGGTGACTGGTGCCCCCGTGTGGAGATAG
- the LOC134032359 gene encoding uncharacterized protein LOC134032359 → MLYWYKQTLGHMPQRVAARTQIQETSIILGERISAKMVGSNYDLNIQNITSSDEGIYFCATGTQYRMEFRNGTFVTVRGNHLQRTDYQTVLQQPESEPVHPGDSVTLQCSVLSESCTGQHSVFWFRAGAGESHPGLLYTQGDRSEECEKRPETPSPTRSCVYSLSKNNLSSSDSGTYYCAVATCGEILFGNGTRLDVETECNLSKTTLVVIILVLAVVLVLCVLFIIFLACTITKHQSSVTLSMKDKRSTRDQSNTQDRDADMLNYAALSFSERKPKRRNETRGTTPAQDVYSDVEYNMVQRDVA, encoded by the exons ATGCTATACTGGTACAAGCAAACCCTTGGACATATGCCCCAACGTGTAGCGGCTCGAACACAAATTCAAGAAACTTCTATTATTTTGGGAGAACGTATCTCTGCAAAAATGGTTGGTAGTAATTATGATCTAAACATCCAAAATATAACTAGTTCAGACGAGGGAATATACTTCTGTGCAACCGGAACACAGTATAGGATGGAATTCAGAAACGGCACCTTTGTTACTGTAAGGG GTAACCATCTTCAGAGAACTGACTACCAGACAGTGTTGCAGCAGCCAGAGTCTGAGCCAGTCCATCCAGGAGACTCTGTGACTCTGCAGTGTTCAGTCCTCTCTGAGTCCTGTACAGGACAACACAGTGTGTTCTGGTTCAGAGCCGGGGCAGGAGAATCCCATCCAGGACTCCTTTACACCCAAGGAGACAGGAGTGAAGAGTGTGAGAAGAGACCTGAGACTCCCTCTCCTACACGGAGCTGTGTCTACAGCCTCTCCAAGAACAACCTCAGCTCCTCTGATTCTGGGACTTACTACTGTGCAGTGGCCACATGTGGAGAGATACTGTTTGGCAATGGAACAAGACTAGATGTCGAAACTGAGTGTAACTTGTCAA aGACAACTCTGGTTGTGATCATCCTTGTCTTGGCAGTGGTGCTAGTCTTGTGTGTTCTCTTCATCATCTTTCTGGCTTGCACCATAACTAAACATCAAAGCTCAG TGACCCTCTCTATGAAAGACAAACGTAGCACAAGGGATCAGTCCAATACTCAG GATAGAGATGCAGATATGTTGAATTATGCAGCCTTAAGTTTCTCTGAGCGGAaacctaaaagaagaaatgaAACGAGAGGAACAACACCTGCACAAGATGTCTACTCTGATGTGGAATATAACATGGTGCAACGAGATGTAGCTTAA
- the LOC134032885 gene encoding uncharacterized protein LOC134032885 has protein sequence MIGIRTVITVFMIICGIQRNKSQRQTQVTKVQLGDPLSLYCVLSEEEFDQGFFLWFKQTIGEIPQAVAKMQKYQKLPEYYDKYKNTHLKVEKSEMDKSYRLLLNETRQTDEAIYYCAVIEGYDMHLKNGTLLIIEGTNQHLSDYQTVLQQPESESVHPGDSVTLQCSVLSESCTGQHSVFWFRAGAGESHPGLLYTQGDRSEECEKRPETPSPTRSCVYSLSKNNLSPSDSGTYYCAVATCGEILFGNGTRLDVEPAVDLIVIVLGVSLAVCVVLNIILICTRKTRTVCENCKVSVTYHGHDKTTAEQSSGQESEDLNYAALQFSEMKGKRGRRKRETPQESVYSDVRGSDWEESAQQKM, from the exons ATGATTGGAATTAGGACTGTTATAACAGTTTTTATGATTATAT GTGGGATCCAACGCAACAAGTCTCAACGACAAACCCAAGTTACAAAGGTTCAACTAGGAGACCCTTTATCTCTCTACTGTGTTCTGTCTGAAGAGGAATTTGATCAAGGATTCTTTTTATGGTTTAAGCAAACAATAGGGGAAATTCCTCAAGCAGTAGCAAAGATGCAGAAATATCAAAAACTGCCTGAATACTATGAcaaatataaaaacacacatcTCAAAGTTGAGAAGTCTGAAATGGATAAGAGTTATCGCCTTTTATTGAATGAAACCCGCCAAACAGATGAAGCTATTTATTATTGTGCAGTCATCGAAGGCTACGACATGCATTTAAAAAATGGGACCCTTTTGATTATTGAAG GTACAAATCAACACTTATCAGATTACCAGACAGTGTTGCAGCAGCCAGAGTCTGAGTCAGTCCATCCAGGAGACTCTGTGACTCTGCAGTGTTCAGTCCTCTCTGAGTCCTGTACAGGACAACACAGTGTGTTCTGGTTCAGAGCCGGGGCAGGAGAATCCCATCCAGGACTCCTTTACACCCAAGGAGACAGGAGTGAAGAGTGTGAGAAGAGACCTGAGACTCCCTCTCCTACACGGAGCTGTGTCTACAGCCTCTCCAAGAACAACCTCAGCCCCTCTGATTCTGGGACTTACTACTGTGCAGTGGCCACATGTGGAGAGATACTGTTTGGCAATGGAACAAGACTGGATGTTG AACCAGCAGTGGATCTCATAGTTATCGTCCTGGGGGTGtctttagctgtgtgtgttgtgttgaacaTTATCCTCATCTGTACCAGAAAGACACGGACAGTGTGTGAGAATTGTAAAG TGAGTGTTACCTATCACGGACATGACAAGACAACTGCAGAACAGTCAAGTGGCCAG GAAAGTGAAGACTTGAACTATGCTGCTCTGCAGTTCTCTGAGATGAAAGGTaaaagaggaagaaggaagagagagaccccACAGGAGAGTGTGTACTCTGATGTAAGGGGTTCTGACTGGGAGGAAAGTGCTCAacagaaaatgtaa